Proteins co-encoded in one Streptomyces sp. NBC_01283 genomic window:
- a CDS encoding GNAT family N-acetyltransferase, producing the protein MPFKIPDVVTAGTFAHQEQPAIPVPGGLVIRPWSLADAPAVYEAFQDPVIQRWHARDAESVDEARGWIEDWRTAWTEERDAYWAIADATTDTVVGRIALRQIVFGDGQAEVAYWTMPAARGRGIAPRALTALSDWAFAEVGLHRLELLHAVANEASCRVALKTGFAPEGTKRSAVLHEDGWHDMHQHARIQGDAPGDS; encoded by the coding sequence ATGCCCTTCAAGATCCCTGACGTCGTCACAGCAGGCACCTTCGCCCACCAGGAGCAGCCGGCCATCCCCGTCCCCGGCGGACTGGTCATCCGCCCCTGGTCCCTCGCCGACGCGCCCGCCGTGTACGAGGCGTTCCAGGACCCGGTGATCCAGCGCTGGCACGCACGCGACGCCGAGTCCGTCGACGAGGCCCGCGGCTGGATCGAGGACTGGCGCACGGCCTGGACCGAGGAGCGTGACGCGTACTGGGCCATCGCCGACGCCACGACGGACACGGTGGTGGGCCGGATCGCGCTGCGCCAGATCGTGTTCGGCGACGGGCAGGCCGAGGTCGCCTACTGGACCATGCCGGCGGCCCGCGGCCGGGGCATCGCCCCGCGCGCCCTCACCGCCCTGTCCGACTGGGCCTTCGCCGAAGTGGGCCTGCACCGCCTGGAACTCCTCCACGCCGTGGCCAACGAAGCGTCCTGCCGCGTCGCGCTCAAGACCGGCTTCGCGCCGGAGGGCACCAAGCGCAGTGCGGTGCTGCACGAGGACGGCTGGCACGACATGCACCAGCACGCCCGCATCCAGGGGGACGCGCCCGGGGACTCCTGA
- a CDS encoding 5'-3' exonuclease H3TH domain-containing protein, with translation MLLDTASLYYRAYFGVPDSVKAPDGTPVNAVRGLLDFIARLVQDHRPDDLVACMDADWRPHWRVELIPSYKAHRVAEEVEQGPDTEETPDTLSPQVPIIEDVLDALGIARVGVPSYEADDVIGTYAGRATGPVDIVTGDRDLYQLVDDERGVRVLYPLKGVGSLQLTDEAWLREKYGVDGSGYVDLALLRGDPSDGLPGVPGIGEKTAAKLLDAYGDLAGIMAAVDDPMSKLTPSQRKRLDESRAYVAVAPTVVRVAGDVPLPEVDLALPAEPRDPAALDELAERWNLGGALKRLLTTLEG, from the coding sequence ATGCTGCTCGACACGGCGTCCCTGTACTACCGGGCCTATTTCGGGGTCCCCGATTCCGTGAAGGCCCCGGACGGCACCCCGGTGAACGCGGTGCGCGGTCTGCTCGACTTCATCGCCCGGCTCGTCCAGGACCACCGCCCGGACGACCTGGTCGCCTGCATGGACGCGGACTGGCGCCCGCACTGGCGGGTCGAGCTGATCCCTTCGTACAAGGCGCACCGCGTCGCCGAGGAGGTCGAGCAGGGCCCGGACACCGAGGAGACCCCGGACACCCTCTCCCCGCAGGTCCCGATCATCGAGGACGTCCTGGACGCACTCGGCATCGCCCGCGTGGGCGTGCCGTCGTACGAGGCGGACGACGTGATCGGCACCTACGCCGGCCGCGCCACCGGCCCGGTCGACATCGTCACCGGCGACCGCGACCTCTACCAGCTGGTCGACGACGAGCGGGGCGTCCGCGTCCTCTACCCCCTCAAGGGCGTCGGCTCCCTCCAGCTCACGGACGAGGCCTGGCTCCGCGAGAAGTACGGGGTGGACGGCTCCGGCTATGTCGACCTCGCCCTGCTGCGCGGCGACCCGAGCGACGGCCTGCCCGGCGTGCCCGGCATCGGCGAGAAGACGGCGGCCAAGCTGCTCGACGCGTACGGCGATCTGGCCGGAATCATGGCCGCGGTGGACGACCCGATGAGCAAGCTGACGCCTTCTCAGCGCAAGCGGCTCGACGAATCCCGCGCGTACGTGGCCGTCGCGCCGACGGTCGTCCGCGTCGCGGGCGACGTACCGCTGCCGGAAGTGGACCTCGCGCTTCCGGCAGAGCCCCGCGATCCGGCGGCCCTGGACGAGCTCGCCGAGCGGTGGAACCTCGGTGGAGCACTCAAGCGATTGCTCACGACTCTCGAAGGCTGA
- a CDS encoding siderophore-interacting protein, which yields MAERPARKAPKTHVGRVVRTERLTPHMQRVVLGGEGLAEFATDGSTDHYVKLLFDAEGVTYPEPFDMQRIREEFPRDQWPVTRTYTVRSWDAETRELAVDFVIHGDEGLAGPWARDAEAGTTIRFLGPGGGYAPDADADWHLLAGDESALPAIAAALEALPEGAKAFAFVEVADADEEQKVSSAAQIQWLHRGSRPVGEALVEAVRSLDFPAGDVQAFVHGEAGFVKELRRHLRMEREVPRERLSISGYWRLGHNEDGWQASKRDWNAQVEAEQEPAPSA from the coding sequence ATGGCAGAACGTCCGGCACGCAAGGCACCGAAGACTCACGTCGGCCGGGTGGTGCGCACCGAGCGCCTCACACCGCACATGCAGCGCGTAGTCCTGGGCGGCGAGGGCCTCGCCGAGTTCGCGACGGACGGCTCCACCGACCACTACGTGAAGCTGCTCTTCGACGCCGAGGGCGTCACGTACCCCGAGCCGTTCGACATGCAGCGCATCCGCGAGGAGTTCCCCCGCGACCAGTGGCCCGTGACGCGGACGTACACGGTGCGCTCCTGGGACGCGGAGACCCGCGAGCTCGCCGTCGACTTCGTGATCCACGGCGACGAGGGCCTCGCCGGACCGTGGGCGCGTGACGCCGAGGCGGGCACCACGATCCGCTTCCTCGGCCCGGGCGGTGGGTATGCCCCGGACGCCGACGCCGACTGGCATCTGCTGGCCGGTGACGAGAGCGCGCTGCCCGCGATCGCCGCGGCCCTGGAGGCACTGCCCGAGGGCGCCAAGGCGTTCGCCTTCGTGGAGGTCGCCGACGCGGACGAGGAACAGAAGGTCAGCTCGGCCGCTCAGATCCAGTGGCTGCACCGCGGCTCGCGCCCCGTGGGCGAGGCCCTCGTCGAGGCCGTACGCTCCCTCGACTTCCCGGCGGGCGACGTGCAGGCGTTCGTACACGGCGAGGCCGGGTTCGTGAAGGAGCTGCGCCGCCATCTCCGCATGGAGCGCGAGGTGCCCCGTGAGCGCCTCTCGATCTCCGGCTACTGGCGCCTGGGCCACAACGAGGACGGCTGGCAGGCATCCAAGCGCGACTGGAACGCACAGGTGGAAGCGGAGCAGGAGCCGGCGCCCTCGGCGTGA